A stretch of the Luteimonas sp. JM171 genome encodes the following:
- the tssE gene encoding type VI secretion system baseplate subunit TssE — protein sequence MKGFEPSLIEKLLDDAPGKPGTGGLARALSVEQYKESVARDLEGLLNSRSAFSAVDLAQFPNCRQSLMTYGLRDFSSMSLASAYDRAAICRSLEEAIARHEPRLSSVQVRLDSDGRLGGGLHFTIQALLDLQPAREPVSFDALLQPTTLQYSVSRMRRQAA from the coding sequence ATGAAGGGATTCGAACCGAGCTTGATCGAAAAGCTCCTCGACGACGCCCCCGGCAAGCCCGGCACGGGCGGCCTGGCGCGGGCGCTGTCGGTCGAGCAGTACAAGGAGTCCGTGGCCCGGGACCTGGAAGGCCTGCTCAACAGCCGCTCGGCCTTCTCCGCCGTGGACCTGGCGCAATTCCCGAACTGCCGCCAATCGCTGATGACCTACGGCCTGCGCGACTTTTCCTCGATGAGCCTGGCAAGTGCGTACGACCGTGCCGCGATCTGCCGCTCGCTGGAGGAAGCGATCGCGCGCCATGAGCCACGGCTGAGCAGCGTCCAGGTGCGGCTGGACTCCGACGGCCGGCTGGGCGGGGGGCTTCACTTCACGATCCAGGCCCTGCTGGACCTGCAGCCGGCGCGCGAGCCGGTGAGCTTCGACGCGCTGCTGCAGCCGACCACGCTGCAATATTCGGTCAGCCGCATGCGCCGGCAGGCCGCCTGA
- a CDS encoding type VI secretion system tube protein Hcp, with protein MAARAAASISRKNGTKGNQIMQHAFLSIDTIKGESRDDKHRDWIEIKSFSQDLLQPRSATASTSGGQTAARVNMSPVEIVKSIDLATTALNQAAANGTTFPKARIEFMRADKDGNAINYYAIELLNVLVHRVTTSVDDEGMPQEVVQLSFGAIRWTYNQQKPEGGVGGKTVAQWSNTKNVPNYLT; from the coding sequence CTGGCCGCAAGGGCAGCCGCATCAATCTCACGGAAGAACGGAACAAAAGGAAACCAGATCATGCAGCATGCGTTCCTCAGCATCGACACCATCAAGGGCGAGTCGCGTGACGACAAGCACCGCGACTGGATCGAGATCAAGTCGTTCTCGCAGGACCTCCTGCAGCCGCGCTCGGCGACGGCCTCGACCTCCGGCGGCCAGACGGCGGCCCGGGTCAACATGTCGCCCGTGGAGATCGTCAAGTCGATCGACCTGGCCACCACCGCGCTCAACCAGGCGGCGGCCAACGGCACCACGTTCCCCAAGGCCCGCATCGAGTTCATGCGCGCCGACAAGGACGGCAACGCCATCAACTACTACGCCATCGAACTGCTCAACGTGCTCGTGCACCGGGTCACCACCTCGGTGGACGACGAGGGCATGCCGCAGGAAGTGGTGCAGCTGAGCTTCGGCGCCATCCGCTGGACCTACAACCAGCAGAAGCCGGAAGGCGGGGTGGGCGGCAAGACCGTTGCCCAGTGGAGCAACACCAAGAATGTCCCCAACTACCTGACCTGA
- the tssC gene encoding type VI secretion system contractile sheath large subunit, translating to MSAQATTAPEAAVAEAGLLDQIVDQSKVARSDAEHARAKDIISELAREVLDGTVVVSDNLNLTLDARVAELDRIISEQLSAVMHAPEFQQLESSWRGLHYLCQQTSTGTMLKVKVLNAPKKDLVRDFKSAIDFDQSALFKKVYEEEFGTFGGAPFGALIGDYYIGRQPEDMYFIEQMSHVAAAAHAPFISAASEHMFGLETFADLGKPRDLAKVFDTVEYAKWKSFRDGEDSRYVGLTMPRFLGRLPYNPKDGTTVEGFNFVEEVEASDHGKYLWCNTAYAMGARLTRAFEEYGWCAAIRGVEGGGLVEDLPTHTFRTDDGEVALKCPTEIAITDRREKELSDLGFIPLVHCKNTDYAAFFGAQSAQKAKKYDSDAANANAILSTQLQYIFAVSRIAHYLKAMMREKIGSFASSGNVEEFLNRWIAQYVLLDDNATQEAKAQYPLREASIQVSEVPGKPGVYRAVAFVRPHFQLDELSVSLRLVAELPAGAKKS from the coding sequence ATGTCCGCACAAGCCACGACCGCACCCGAAGCCGCCGTTGCCGAGGCCGGCCTGCTTGACCAGATCGTCGACCAGAGCAAGGTCGCCCGCTCCGATGCCGAGCACGCCCGGGCCAAGGACATCATCTCCGAGCTGGCCAGGGAGGTCCTGGATGGCACGGTGGTGGTGTCCGACAACCTCAACCTCACCCTGGACGCCCGGGTGGCCGAGCTTGACCGGATCATTTCCGAGCAGCTGAGCGCAGTGATGCACGCCCCCGAGTTCCAGCAGCTGGAGAGCAGCTGGCGCGGCTTGCACTACCTGTGCCAGCAGACCTCCACCGGCACCATGCTGAAGGTCAAGGTGCTCAACGCGCCCAAGAAGGACCTGGTGCGCGACTTCAAGTCGGCCATCGACTTCGACCAGAGCGCGCTGTTCAAGAAGGTCTACGAGGAGGAGTTCGGCACCTTCGGCGGCGCGCCGTTCGGCGCGCTGATCGGCGATTACTACATCGGCCGCCAGCCCGAGGACATGTACTTCATCGAGCAGATGTCGCACGTGGCCGCGGCGGCGCACGCTCCGTTCATCAGCGCCGCGTCCGAGCACATGTTCGGGCTGGAGACCTTCGCCGACCTGGGCAAGCCGCGCGACCTGGCCAAGGTGTTCGACACCGTGGAATACGCCAAGTGGAAGTCGTTCCGCGACGGTGAGGACAGCCGCTACGTGGGCCTGACCATGCCGCGCTTCCTCGGCCGGCTGCCGTACAACCCCAAGGATGGCACCACCGTGGAGGGCTTCAACTTCGTGGAGGAAGTGGAGGCCAGCGACCACGGCAAGTACCTGTGGTGCAACACGGCCTACGCCATGGGCGCCCGCCTGACCCGCGCCTTCGAGGAGTACGGCTGGTGCGCCGCCATCCGCGGCGTGGAGGGCGGCGGCCTGGTCGAGGACCTGCCCACCCACACCTTCCGCACCGACGATGGCGAGGTCGCGCTCAAGTGCCCGACCGAGATCGCGATCACCGACCGCCGCGAGAAGGAGCTCAGCGACCTGGGCTTCATCCCGCTCGTGCACTGCAAGAACACCGACTATGCGGCGTTCTTCGGCGCCCAGTCGGCGCAGAAGGCGAAGAAGTACGACTCGGACGCGGCCAACGCCAACGCCATCCTCTCCACCCAGCTGCAGTACATCTTCGCGGTGTCGCGCATCGCCCATTACCTCAAGGCGATGATGCGCGAGAAGATCGGCAGCTTCGCGTCGTCGGGGAACGTCGAGGAGTTCCTCAACCGCTGGATCGCCCAGTACGTGCTGCTGGACGACAACGCGACCCAGGAGGCGAAGGCGCAGTATCCGCTGCGCGAGGCCTCCATCCAGGTTTCGGAAGTGCCGGGCAAGCCCGGTGTCTACCGCGCGGTGGCCTTCGTCAGGCCGCATTTCCAGCTCGATGAGCTGTCTGTTTCGCTGCGGCTTGTGGCCGAACTGCCGGCCGGTGCCAAAAAGTCGTAG
- the tssB gene encoding type VI secretion system contractile sheath small subunit, whose amino-acid sequence MSKKDSVQKRLQKVRPPRVQLTYDVEKGDAIEEKELPFVVGVMGDFSGNPEQPLPRVKDRRFVNVDLDNFDEVMEGMAPRAVYRVPNRISDEGGEFAVELKFNSIDDFRPEAVVEQVEPLRRLLETRSKLADLRNKLAGNEKLEDLLNDVLNNTEQLKQLGTGDDQE is encoded by the coding sequence ATGTCGAAGAAGGATAGCGTCCAGAAGCGCCTGCAGAAGGTGCGCCCGCCGCGCGTGCAGCTCACCTACGACGTGGAAAAGGGCGACGCGATCGAGGAGAAGGAACTGCCGTTCGTGGTCGGCGTGATGGGCGATTTCAGCGGCAACCCGGAGCAGCCGCTGCCACGGGTCAAGGACCGCCGCTTCGTCAACGTCGACCTCGACAACTTCGACGAGGTGATGGAGGGCATGGCCCCGCGCGCCGTCTACCGGGTGCCCAACCGCATCAGCGACGAGGGCGGAGAGTTCGCGGTGGAGCTGAAGTTCAATTCCATCGATGACTTCCGCCCCGAGGCGGTGGTGGAACAGGTGGAGCCGCTGCGCCGCCTGCTGGAGACGCGCTCCAAGCTGGCCGACCTGCGCAACAAGCTCGCGGGCAACGAGAAGCTCGAGGACCTGCTCAACGACGTCCTCAACAACACCGAGCAGCTCAAGCAGCTCGGCACCGGCGACGACCAGGAGTAA
- the tssJ gene encoding type VI secretion system lipoprotein TssJ has protein sequence MDTPLARSAPPRACRPFRFSRLLLAAVLACALGGCASGGGVGKAVNRTLESVGLRDIDPDERAGIRTIPLRLFAGDNLNAAGSGRGLATVVKVYHLRGIQRFEQVPFDALLDEAGERAALGNDLVEAREIVLTPGMREDLDERIAPEVTHVAVVALFRAPAAHRWRFAFDARQRGLERDGITIGLHACALTSASPALASEVPGDSSSLVGVRCTG, from the coding sequence ATGGACACTCCGCTCGCACGTTCCGCCCCGCCACGGGCATGCCGGCCATTCCGTTTCTCCCGCCTCCTACTCGCAGCCGTGCTCGCGTGTGCGCTCGGCGGCTGCGCGAGCGGTGGCGGCGTGGGCAAGGCGGTCAACCGCACGCTCGAATCGGTCGGGCTTCGCGACATCGACCCTGACGAGCGCGCCGGCATCCGCACCATCCCGCTGCGCCTGTTTGCCGGCGACAACCTCAACGCCGCCGGGAGCGGGCGCGGCCTGGCCACGGTGGTCAAGGTCTATCACCTGCGTGGCATCCAGCGGTTCGAGCAGGTGCCGTTCGACGCCCTGCTGGACGAGGCCGGGGAGCGCGCGGCGCTGGGCAACGACCTGGTGGAGGCGCGGGAAATCGTGCTCACGCCGGGCATGCGCGAGGACCTCGACGAACGGATCGCGCCCGAGGTCACCCATGTTGCGGTGGTGGCGCTGTTCCGCGCGCCGGCCGCCCACCGGTGGCGCTTCGCATTCGATGCCAGGCAGCGCGGCCTGGAGCGCGATGGCATCACCATCGGGCTGCACGCCTGCGCGTTGACCAGCGCGAGCCCCGCCCTGGCCTCGGAGGTCCCGGGCGATTCCTCGAGCCTGGTGGGCGTGCGCTGCACAGGCTGA